Proteins from one Dysgonomonas sp. HDW5A genomic window:
- a CDS encoding phage integrase SAM-like domain-containing protein, with product MATFKAEIRTKRTDGLYLVYIRVTHNRKNAYIKTDWYVRSSKVKEGVITDQTVLGQCAIKIKGYLDKLNNAEDVNSWSVKEVVDFLKTEYSKIPFIPYCQKFIDKMVNEGREKSASNYKCAKKSFETFFGKDITFQGITSYGLTEWIKSLKKTARAKETYPKAIKAIFDAGCLEFNDYDRNNIYIHSQPFKGVKIPKHDLPQKRAIDAASIKSILQYDAKTKQTEKAQDVAKLIIYLVGMNTVDLFNLEEKNLKKGKICYNRSKTKDTRDDKAYIEIGIHPDIKHLFKKYRGEKRLLEFGYSNDRSFNKHINIGLKTICKDLGLPPVDTYTFRHSWATIAHNDCGASDEQIAFCLNHGSAHKVTIGYIKKSFTRIDELNNKVIDFILKAKIEKKTSNKKTEKPKEQAQLSLFS from the coding sequence ATGGCTACATTTAAGGCTGAAATTAGGACAAAACGGACTGACGGACTGTATCTTGTATACATCCGTGTGACACATAATCGAAAGAATGCGTACATAAAAACAGATTGGTATGTTCGTAGTTCTAAAGTAAAAGAAGGAGTAATAACCGATCAGACTGTTTTAGGTCAATGCGCGATAAAGATAAAAGGTTACTTGGATAAACTGAATAATGCCGAGGATGTAAATTCTTGGTCTGTCAAAGAAGTGGTCGATTTCTTAAAAACAGAATACTCAAAAATTCCATTTATTCCCTACTGCCAGAAATTTATTGATAAGATGGTAAATGAAGGAAGGGAAAAAAGCGCATCAAATTATAAATGTGCCAAAAAATCATTTGAAACTTTCTTCGGTAAGGATATTACTTTTCAAGGAATAACTTCGTATGGCTTGACTGAGTGGATAAAATCATTAAAGAAAACTGCCCGAGCAAAAGAAACATATCCAAAGGCTATTAAAGCTATTTTTGATGCGGGTTGTTTAGAGTTTAACGATTATGATCGCAATAATATCTATATTCACTCACAGCCTTTTAAAGGGGTAAAAATACCAAAACACGATTTACCGCAAAAACGAGCAATAGACGCAGCCAGTATAAAGTCTATATTACAATATGACGCTAAGACAAAACAGACAGAGAAAGCGCAAGATGTAGCCAAATTGATTATTTATTTAGTGGGTATGAATACGGTTGATCTGTTCAATTTGGAAGAAAAGAATCTAAAAAAGGGAAAGATTTGTTATAACCGCAGTAAAACAAAAGATACCCGCGACGATAAAGCATATATTGAAATTGGTATACATCCTGACATCAAACATTTATTCAAAAAATATAGAGGTGAGAAAAGGCTTTTAGAGTTTGGCTATAGCAATGACCGTTCTTTCAATAAGCATATAAACATTGGTCTGAAAACAATATGCAAAGACTTAGGGTTGCCACCTGTAGATACATATACCTTTCGGCACTCATGGGCTACAATCGCCCATAATGATTGCGGGGCGAGTGATGAACAAATAGCTTTCTGTTTAAATCATGGTTCGGCTCATAAAGTAACTATAGGGTATATCAAAAAGTCGTTTACCCGAATAGACGAACTAAATAATAAAGTGATTGATTTTATCCTAAAAGCTAAAATAGAGAAAAAAACGAGTAACAAGAAGACTGAGAAGCCAAAAGAACAAGCACAATTATCTTTGTTTTCATAA
- a CDS encoding DEAD/DEAH box helicase family protein: MKIKFESNQDYQLQAVQSVVNLIEGQALADSKFEISFSRNGKSIAFSEKGVSNNMMLSEANLLKNVQAVQQANGIALSDKLEVLKGDKGIWFPNFTVEMETGTGKTYTYLRTIYELNEVYGFKKFVIVVPSIAIREGVVKNLQITHDHFQDLYKNPAVNFVMYDSKNKSTLRNFAVSDAIQILVINIDSFTKDNNIINTMSEKGIKPIEFIQATNPIVIIDEPQNFETEVRRQAIINLNPAFTLRYSATHKNLYNLVYSLNPVQAYDLGLVKQIEVDGITSDNNYNSAFIQYKGVTNEKANYKAKIVIHVNDKNGVVQKEIKAKVGDDLYELSNKRDIYQGYTITGISRQDEYIEFDNGIVVTEGQTQGGMTDDVMKFQIERTIRHHFAKARKLKSKRIKVLSLFFIDRVANYRNYDNPEDMRGKFAVWFEEAFNRIQALPVNKDVIPYDRKQVHNGYFSSDKTGKGAVKKEIWIDSKEGNTKKDDETFKLIMQEKERLLSMDEPLQFIFSHSALREGWDNPNVFQICTLNETKSEMKKRQEIGRGLRLPVNSDGVRIQDKNINILTVIANETYEDFSKALQTEIQTETSVDFSGRIKNTREKARVSLSKELTIENYPLLFDIWERIKYRTTYSVEFETKKLISKTIEELQDFNLVPKVKQPILESRTARLEFIKDKEDNVIALEGTLQDSAMTRIEAADYPIPDIYAYIQNKLNITRSTIYQILKGSNRLDELNINPQMFLDSLIAAIQRNLNALLVEGVKYKAINGSAYEMTLLNNEEVTYLSSLFPKKNNQKLSDKTIYKATPIDETGQPTGIDDFICVNTDSDIECDFAEGCNADENVKFFFKLPKKFKIPTPIGNYNPDWAVVLEEEGKSKVYFVAETKGTRDWQALRPSEAMKIKCGEKHFELFKDKNIEYKLAITAKDLY; the protein is encoded by the coding sequence ATGAAAATAAAATTTGAAAGTAATCAAGACTATCAGCTACAAGCGGTTCAATCAGTAGTAAACCTTATTGAAGGGCAGGCACTTGCTGATTCCAAATTCGAAATATCTTTCTCCCGAAATGGTAAAAGTATAGCTTTTTCCGAAAAAGGAGTAAGCAACAATATGATGCTTTCGGAAGCTAACTTGCTAAAAAATGTACAAGCCGTACAGCAGGCAAACGGAATAGCATTGTCTGATAAGCTCGAAGTTTTAAAGGGCGATAAAGGAATTTGGTTTCCAAACTTCACCGTCGAAATGGAAACGGGAACAGGGAAAACATATACCTACCTGCGTACCATCTACGAACTGAACGAAGTCTACGGCTTCAAAAAATTTGTGATTGTAGTTCCCAGTATAGCAATCAGGGAGGGTGTTGTTAAAAACTTGCAAATTACGCACGACCATTTCCAAGACTTATATAAAAATCCTGCTGTTAACTTCGTGATGTATGATAGTAAGAATAAAAGCACCTTACGCAATTTTGCCGTTTCGGATGCTATCCAGATTTTGGTTATCAATATTGACAGTTTTACAAAGGATAACAATATAATCAATACAATGAGCGAAAAAGGCATAAAGCCAATTGAGTTCATTCAAGCAACTAATCCGATTGTCATTATCGACGAACCGCAAAACTTCGAAACAGAAGTAAGGCGGCAGGCAATAATAAATTTGAATCCTGCATTTACACTTCGTTATAGTGCCACACACAAGAATTTGTATAATCTTGTTTATTCGCTCAATCCTGTGCAAGCTTACGATTTAGGCTTAGTAAAGCAAATAGAAGTAGACGGAATAACCAGCGATAACAATTATAATTCGGCTTTTATTCAATATAAAGGTGTTACGAATGAGAAAGCCAATTATAAAGCAAAAATAGTTATTCACGTAAACGACAAAAACGGGGTAGTTCAGAAAGAAATAAAAGCAAAAGTAGGCGACGACTTATACGAACTATCTAATAAACGTGATATTTATCAAGGCTACACCATTACGGGAATAAGCAGGCAGGATGAATATATCGAGTTTGACAACGGTATTGTAGTAACTGAAGGGCAAACACAAGGAGGCATGACCGACGATGTGATGAAGTTTCAGATTGAACGTACTATCAGACATCATTTTGCCAAAGCCCGCAAACTGAAAAGCAAACGAATAAAAGTACTATCCTTGTTTTTTATCGACCGTGTAGCCAATTATCGGAACTATGATAACCCCGAAGATATGCGAGGTAAATTTGCTGTTTGGTTCGAAGAAGCTTTCAATCGAATACAGGCTTTACCCGTTAATAAAGATGTTATACCTTACGATAGAAAGCAAGTACACAATGGCTATTTTTCGTCTGATAAAACAGGTAAAGGGGCAGTTAAAAAAGAAATTTGGATTGACAGTAAAGAAGGAAATACTAAAAAAGACGATGAAACATTTAAGCTTATAATGCAAGAAAAAGAACGTCTTTTGAGTATGGATGAACCATTGCAATTTATCTTTTCACATAGTGCTTTGCGTGAAGGTTGGGACAACCCGAATGTATTTCAGATATGTACCCTCAATGAAACAAAAAGCGAAATGAAGAAGCGACAGGAAATAGGGCGCGGATTGCGCCTTCCTGTAAATTCAGACGGGGTAAGGATTCAGGATAAGAATATTAATATCTTGACTGTAATAGCTAACGAAACTTACGAAGATTTTTCGAAAGCTTTACAAACTGAAATACAAACTGAAACAAGTGTAGACTTTAGCGGTAGAATAAAGAACACCAGAGAAAAAGCAAGGGTTTCTTTATCAAAAGAATTGACTATCGAAAATTATCCGCTATTATTTGATATTTGGGAACGGATAAAATATCGGACAACCTATTCTGTCGAATTTGAGACAAAGAAGCTTATCTCTAAAACGATAGAGGAGCTTCAAGATTTCAACTTAGTACCTAAGGTTAAACAACCGATACTTGAAAGTCGAACAGCTCGTTTAGAGTTCATAAAGGACAAAGAGGATAATGTTATCGCTTTAGAAGGTACATTGCAAGATTCAGCAATGACACGAATAGAAGCCGCAGATTATCCTATACCTGATATATATGCTTACATACAGAATAAATTAAATATTACAAGGAGCACTATATATCAGATATTAAAAGGCTCAAATAGATTGGATGAATTGAATATTAATCCACAAATGTTCCTTGATAGTTTAATTGCAGCTATACAACGCAACCTTAACGCTTTATTGGTCGAAGGAGTGAAGTATAAGGCAATTAATGGAAGTGCTTATGAAATGACGTTACTTAATAATGAAGAAGTTACGTACTTATCAAGTTTGTTTCCTAAAAAAAATAATCAAAAGTTATCTGATAAAACCATCTATAAGGCTACACCTATAGACGAAACAGGGCAACCAACAGGCATAGACGATTTTATTTGTGTAAATACAGATAGTGATATTGAATGTGACTTTGCGGAAGGTTGTAATGCTGATGAAAATGTAAAATTCTTTTTCAAGCTACCAAAGAAATTTAAAATACCTACTCCTATTGGTAATTATAATCCCGATTGGGCTGTAGTCCTCGAAGAAGAAGGAAAATCTAAGGTGTATTTTGTTGCTGAAACGAAAGGAACTCGCGATTGGCAAGCATTACGTCCATCAGAAGCAATGAAAATAAAATGTGGAGAAAAGCACTTCGAGTTATTTAAGGACAAGAATATTGAATATAAATTAGCAATAACAGCTAAAGATTTGTACTGA
- a CDS encoding DUF4276 family protein, with amino-acid sequence MKRLIFIVEGDSEDEFVKRILKPYFVSKGVPEYLVKSYIITMSGGGHGFNNIEHFKNTIEPVLHYKDEPVITTLIDHYRLNSEKKLTGYNQCIKESDIEKRLAKMEEKLNDAVQSIKAYRFFIPYIQRHEFETLLFADPEQGFDLESEERIKQDIIDLCNSFASIEDINCTPEGAPSVRLKEIYSKYKKKYEKGAEAVDIAELTTIEKILDKCPRFKNWIDTLITEVLKA; translated from the coding sequence ATGAAGCGATTGATTTTTATAGTAGAGGGGGATAGCGAAGACGAGTTCGTAAAGAGAATATTGAAACCTTATTTTGTTTCAAAAGGAGTTCCCGAATATTTAGTAAAATCTTATATAATAACTATGAGTGGAGGCGGGCATGGTTTCAATAATATTGAACATTTTAAAAATACCATAGAACCTGTTTTACATTATAAGGATGAGCCTGTTATTACAACTCTAATAGACCACTATAGATTAAATAGTGAGAAAAAGCTTACAGGATATAACCAATGTATAAAAGAAAGTGATATTGAAAAACGACTTGCGAAAATGGAAGAAAAGCTGAACGATGCAGTTCAGTCGATTAAAGCCTATCGTTTCTTTATTCCTTATATTCAACGCCATGAATTTGAAACCTTACTGTTTGCCGACCCCGAACAAGGGTTTGATTTAGAAAGTGAAGAACGTATAAAGCAAGATATTATTGATTTATGTAATTCTTTTGCGTCTATAGAAGATATTAATTGCACACCTGAAGGTGCGCCTTCGGTTAGGTTGAAAGAAATATACTCGAAGTATAAAAAGAAATATGAAAAAGGGGCTGAGGCTGTAGATATTGCAGAACTTACAACAATAGAAAAGATACTTGACAAATGCCCGCGTTTTAAGAACTGGATTGATACACTAATTACAGAAGTTTTGAAAGCATGA
- a CDS encoding Fic family protein, translating into MSYVPPYKITAKIVSLVSKISEAIGSFYVYEDLRLHRINRIKTIQGSLAIEGNTLTTDQITAILEGKPVIAPINEVQEVRNAIKAYQMLDELNPNSINDLLKAHLAMEGGLIDDAGRFRTQGVGVASGEEIVHYAPPAERVPHLIQELFDWLNETEEHPLIKSCVFHYEFEFIHPFSDGNGRTGRLWQTLILSKWRSIFKNLPIENIVYKYRKEYYHAIAISGGENGCTPFIEFILGVIDETLATEQNTPQTMRDRILAQILNNPKITRNELAGALGLTPDGAKYHLQKLTKEGVIVRNGSARSGYWKIVE; encoded by the coding sequence ATGTCATACGTTCCGCCATATAAAATAACTGCAAAAATTGTTAGTCTTGTTTCTAAAATAAGCGAAGCAATAGGTAGTTTTTATGTCTATGAAGATTTACGACTTCACAGGATAAACAGGATCAAAACAATTCAGGGTTCGCTTGCCATTGAAGGTAACACATTGACTACCGATCAAATCACGGCTATATTGGAAGGAAAACCTGTTATTGCGCCGATAAATGAGGTTCAGGAGGTACGCAATGCTATTAAAGCTTATCAAATGCTTGATGAGTTAAACCCGAATAGCATTAACGACCTATTGAAAGCCCACCTTGCAATGGAAGGGGGCTTAATTGACGATGCAGGACGTTTCAGGACGCAGGGTGTCGGGGTTGCTTCGGGCGAAGAGATTGTCCATTATGCTCCGCCTGCTGAAAGAGTACCCCATTTGATACAAGAATTGTTCGACTGGTTGAATGAAACCGAAGAACACCCATTGATAAAGAGTTGTGTATTTCATTACGAATTTGAATTTATTCATCCTTTTTCGGATGGCAACGGGCGTACTGGGCGACTTTGGCAGACGCTGATATTAAGTAAATGGCGTTCTATCTTTAAGAATCTGCCGATTGAAAATATCGTTTATAAGTACAGGAAAGAATATTATCATGCTATTGCTATAAGTGGCGGTGAAAATGGTTGTACGCCTTTCATAGAGTTTATTTTGGGCGTGATTGATGAAACGTTAGCTACTGAACAAAACACACCACAAACTATGCGTGATAGGATTTTGGCACAAATACTCAATAATCCTAAAATAACCCGTAACGAATTAGCGGGTGCATTGGGTTTAACGCCTGATGGTGCTAAGTATCATTTGCAAAAGTTGACGAAAGAAGGTGTTATTGTTCGCAATGGTTCAGCCCGAAGCGGATATTGGAAGATAGTGGAATAA
- a CDS encoding helix-turn-helix domain-containing protein has protein sequence MDTAFETKKRNDGYSVKRLREILGKKQETLAEQLGVSQRTISKLESKEIIEDEMLDKIAEALNISTDTIKNFSEEGVVNIIANTFQDEAVSYAVHYKCTFNPLDKVVELYERMLQTEREKVALLEEVLKKK, from the coding sequence ATGGATACAGCTTTCGAAACCAAAAAGCGCAATGACGGATACAGTGTAAAACGCCTACGCGAAATTCTTGGCAAAAAACAAGAAACTTTAGCCGAACAACTTGGAGTGTCGCAACGTACTATTTCTAAGCTCGAAAGTAAAGAGATTATTGAAGATGAAATGCTTGATAAAATAGCTGAAGCTTTAAATATTTCGACTGATACTATTAAAAATTTTAGCGAAGAAGGAGTAGTAAATATTATTGCTAACACATTTCAAGATGAAGCGGTTAGTTATGCTGTTCATTATAAATGTACATTTAATCCGCTCGACAAAGTTGTAGAACTTTATGAACGTATGCTTCAAACAGAACGAGAAAAAGTCGCCCTACTTGAAGAAGTGCTTAAAAAGAAATAA
- a CDS encoding AAA family ATPase, translated as MINNIQIENYKSIRELNLDMKPINVLIGSNGAGKSNFISFFKFLKAIYDRNLQIHVAEEGSSEDILHFGSKVSEYVWGWIEFDSVTPTTNAYSFRLKPDSDSDFYFDREAIAFHDKVRYSEPYIDTIGVGGHNESFLPKSTNSIAGHVRKYMKSFRVFHFHDTSKTSKLRKPAQLNDNDFLREDGSNLPAFLYWMQEKHPKDFKKIEMVVRSVAPYFDSFNLAPDKLNEDQIRLRWKEKGSDAYFEAKHLSDGTLRFIALTTLLLQPEAPEVIIIDEPELGLHPFAINKLAGLIKKASARTQIIVSTQSVNLVDNFTPEDIITVDREDNQSVFKRQDSDELKDWLDDYSISDLWNKNVIGGRP; from the coding sequence ATGATAAACAATATACAGATAGAAAACTATAAGTCTATCCGTGAGCTTAATCTCGATATGAAGCCAATCAACGTATTGATAGGCTCTAACGGTGCGGGTAAAAGTAATTTTATCAGCTTCTTCAAGTTTTTGAAAGCAATCTACGACCGCAATCTGCAAATCCATGTTGCAGAAGAAGGTAGTAGCGAAGATATATTGCATTTTGGTTCTAAAGTATCGGAATATGTGTGGGGATGGATAGAGTTTGATAGTGTTACTCCGACAACAAATGCTTATTCTTTTCGTTTAAAACCAGATTCAGATAGTGATTTTTATTTTGACCGTGAAGCAATTGCATTTCATGACAAAGTAAGATATTCTGAACCTTATATTGATACAATCGGAGTAGGAGGGCATAACGAAAGTTTTCTTCCTAAAAGTACTAATTCTATTGCAGGACATGTAAGAAAATATATGAAGTCTTTTCGTGTATTTCATTTCCATGATACCAGTAAGACATCAAAATTGCGTAAACCAGCACAATTAAACGATAACGATTTCCTTCGCGAAGATGGTTCTAACCTACCCGCTTTTCTCTATTGGATGCAGGAAAAGCACCCCAAAGATTTCAAGAAAATAGAAATGGTGGTGCGTTCGGTTGCTCCCTACTTTGATAGCTTCAACCTTGCACCCGATAAACTAAACGAAGACCAAATCCGTTTGCGTTGGAAAGAAAAAGGCTCGGATGCTTATTTCGAAGCCAAACACCTTTCGGATGGTACATTACGTTTTATAGCACTCACAACCTTACTTCTTCAACCCGAAGCCCCCGAAGTAATCATTATAGACGAACCCGAATTGGGATTGCATCCGTTTGCGATCAACAAACTGGCAGGACTGATAAAGAAAGCTTCGGCACGCACACAGATTATTGTATCCACCCAATCGGTTAACCTTGTTGACAACTTCACGCCCGAAGATATTATCACAGTCGACCGTGAAGACAACCAATCGGTCTTCAAACGTCAAGATTCAGATGAGTTAAAAGACTGGCTCGACGATTACAGTATCAGCGATTTGTGGAACAAAAATGTAATAGGAGGTAGACCATGA
- a CDS encoding site-specific DNA-methyltransferase, producing MDGKSLDIVQDNIEKLKQLFPNIFSEGKIDFARLKQELGEDVLTKGEHYELSWAGKSEARLEIQKRTTATLIPDKEGSVDFDTAQNIFIEGENLETLRVLQQSYFGRVKMIYIDPPYNTGNDSFVYPDDYSERRDDYQKRTNIIDEEGYLNKQDLWRKNTKENGQYHSAWLSMMYPRLYIARNLLREDGVIFISIGEDEISNIKLLCDEIFGEENCITIFSRLMKSGGAKGRFITPNIDYILAYTKNILLTNDFRSILKEDQIERYYNKTEISGAREGQVYGEERLYKASLDPRANQRYWIKCPDGTFVIPPGVSFPERLEEGEKIAPTSEDGVWKWIYDRYKSEYNLNNIVFKETSTSALIDSTGKQSKWNIYNKLWLEEQKEKGVVPSNFISEFENRQSAKELKDLEIPFDFAKPKDLIKYLLQISKTDEDALILDFFAGSGTTAQAVMELNEEDGGNRRFICVQMPELLEEKDEAYKAGYRTIADICKERIHRSIAKIEKEREGKLEFETKQKLAFAAYKLKPSNFKIWQSDADKMDLAQQLIDFTQSERAESLPQNMLIELLLKNEKEALTINYSFEDGFYKTQKTWFCFEAYVKQQKELLTAGKPQEVIYLNSCFTSDEDLTNLKLELQENNIKLTLV from the coding sequence ATGGACGGTAAAAGCTTAGATATAGTACAAGACAATATAGAAAAACTAAAACAACTGTTCCCTAACATCTTTTCGGAGGGTAAGATTGACTTTGCCCGATTGAAACAGGAATTAGGCGAAGACGTATTGACAAAAGGCGAACACTACGAATTATCGTGGGCAGGAAAAAGTGAAGCACGCCTCGAAATACAAAAGCGAACCACCGCCACACTTATTCCCGACAAGGAAGGAAGCGTTGATTTCGACACGGCACAAAATATATTTATCGAAGGCGAAAACCTCGAAACCCTGCGTGTATTGCAGCAATCGTATTTCGGACGTGTGAAGATGATATACATCGACCCGCCTTACAACACGGGTAACGATAGTTTTGTATATCCTGACGACTATAGCGAACGTCGCGACGATTATCAGAAGCGTACCAATATAATTGACGAAGAAGGCTACCTGAACAAGCAAGACCTTTGGCGCAAAAACACCAAAGAAAACGGACAATATCATTCAGCTTGGCTTTCGATGATGTATCCTCGCCTTTACATTGCCCGCAATCTATTGCGCGAAGATGGGGTTATTTTTATCTCTATTGGTGAAGATGAAATTTCAAATATAAAGTTACTTTGTGATGAAATATTTGGTGAAGAAAATTGTATTACAATATTTTCTCGTCTTATGAAGTCTGGAGGTGCAAAAGGACGATTTATAACTCCGAATATAGATTATATTCTTGCTTATACTAAGAATATCTTATTGACAAATGATTTTAGAAGTATCTTAAAAGAAGACCAAATTGAACGTTACTATAATAAAACAGAAATATCAGGGGCAAGGGAAGGTCAGGTTTATGGAGAAGAGAGGCTCTATAAAGCAAGTCTTGACCCAAGAGCTAACCAGAGATATTGGATAAAATGCCCTGATGGCACATTTGTAATTCCTCCAGGAGTAAGTTTCCCTGAAAGATTAGAAGAAGGAGAAAAAATCGCTCCCACATCAGAGGATGGGGTTTGGAAGTGGATTTATGACCGTTATAAATCAGAATATAATTTAAATAATATTGTATTTAAAGAAACTTCTACATCGGCTCTTATTGATTCAACAGGTAAACAATCAAAATGGAATATTTATAATAAATTATGGTTAGAAGAACAAAAAGAAAAAGGAGTAGTTCCGTCTAATTTTATAAGTGAATTTGAGAATCGTCAAAGTGCGAAAGAACTGAAAGACCTTGAAATACCTTTTGATTTTGCAAAGCCAAAAGATTTAATAAAATATTTACTCCAAATCTCTAAAACAGATGAAGATGCTTTAATCCTTGACTTCTTTGCAGGTAGTGGTACAACAGCACAAGCCGTAATGGAACTGAACGAAGAAGACGGAGGTAATCGTCGCTTTATCTGTGTACAAATGCCCGAATTGTTGGAAGAAAAAGACGAGGCTTACAAAGCAGGCTACCGCACTATTGCCGATATTTGCAAAGAACGTATCCATCGCAGTATTGCCAAAATAGAAAAAGAGCGCGAGGGCAAATTGGAGTTCGAAACCAAACAAAAACTCGCCTTTGCCGCTTACAAGCTTAAACCAAGCAATTTCAAAATATGGCAATCCGATGCCGACAAAATGGATTTGGCACAACAGCTTATCGACTTTACCCAGTCGGAACGTGCCGAAAGCCTACCGCAAAATATGCTGATAGAACTTTTGCTCAAAAACGAAAAAGAAGCCCTTACCATCAATTACTCTTTTGAGGATGGCTTCTACAAAACTCAGAAAACATGGTTCTGTTTCGAAGCATACGTCAAGCAACAAAAAGAGCTGCTCACAGCAGGCAAGCCACAAGAAGTGATATACCTCAATTCGTGCTTCACGTCGGACGAAGATTTGACTAACCTCAAACTCGAATTGCAGGAAAACAATATTAAACTGACATTGGTATGA
- a CDS encoding Rieske 2Fe-2S domain-containing protein, giving the protein MIRAFQYIFIITVISLLSACAKEESQNSTVPTKLVEININITLEHQFQNPFYSKKYYNNTGTVKYAGYGGVLAISNAEASWIYAYDLCCPHEAPLINEIEVISSLQAQCPKCKSIYQIADGTGRVTSGPSTERLRSYRVMKDGSFFRIRN; this is encoded by the coding sequence ATGATTAGAGCTTTTCAATACATATTTATTATTACAGTTATTTCTTTATTATCAGCTTGTGCTAAAGAAGAAAGCCAAAACAGTACTGTACCAACAAAACTTGTTGAAATAAATATTAATATTACTCTGGAACATCAATTCCAGAATCCTTTTTATTCAAAAAAATATTACAACAATACAGGCACGGTTAAATATGCCGGATACGGAGGAGTTTTAGCGATCAGTAATGCCGAAGCATCTTGGATATATGCTTATGACCTTTGCTGTCCTCATGAAGCTCCTTTGATAAACGAAATAGAAGTCATAAGCTCCTTACAGGCACAATGTCCAAAATGTAAATCAATTTATCAAATAGCAGACGGAACGGGCAGAGTTACATCGGGCCCTTCGACCGAACGCTTACGTTCCTATAGGGTAATGAAAGATGGTAGTTTTTTCAGGATAAGAAATTAG
- a CDS encoding GIY-YIG nuclease family protein: MAKTTDNYGIVYVLSNPAMPDLVKIGMTTRNEIDSRMRELFSTGVPFPFECEYACKVLACDCAKIEKALHIAFHPYRVNASREFFKILPEQAIAILKLLDRGSDITSEVTAEINDDVTVGDKVAAQKFKQNRRPPLNFREMDIFVGSRLQFAKDEQNIEVEVYTDKKVLFNNQERSLTSVTQELLGLDYNVQPTPYWTYNGKSLSDIYNETYTIEDV, from the coding sequence ATGGCAAAAACAACCGACAATTACGGAATAGTATATGTATTGAGCAACCCTGCAATGCCCGATTTAGTAAAAATCGGTATGACGACCCGTAACGAAATAGACAGCCGTATGCGAGAACTATTTAGTACAGGTGTTCCTTTTCCCTTCGAATGTGAATATGCTTGTAAAGTATTAGCTTGCGATTGTGCTAAAATAGAAAAAGCTTTACATATTGCCTTCCATCCATATAGAGTAAATGCAAGCCGTGAGTTTTTCAAGATTTTACCCGAACAAGCTATCGCAATACTGAAATTATTGGATAGAGGCAGCGATATAACCAGTGAAGTTACTGCTGAAATAAACGACGATGTTACAGTAGGCGATAAAGTAGCAGCACAAAAATTCAAACAAAATCGACGCCCACCGCTTAATTTTCGTGAAATGGATATCTTTGTAGGTTCAAGATTGCAATTTGCCAAAGACGAACAAAATATAGAAGTTGAAGTTTATACCGATAAAAAAGTATTATTCAATAATCAGGAACGTTCATTAACATCGGTTACACAAGAATTACTCGGCTTGGATTATAACGTCCAGCCAACCCCTTATTGGACTTATAACGGAAAAAGTCTAAGTGATATCTATAATGAAACCTATACCATAGAAGACGTGTAA